From Paenibacillus polymyxa, the proteins below share one genomic window:
- a CDS encoding ATP-binding protein, which translates to MVFISLLVLVVTGLLGLSLRYMITSALYEEIGKRALTVANTLAVDAQVRDALEQTDTTQLRVRINEAVKPVQASTGADFITIADRHLIRQWHVNPERIGQPMMDPLNNKVLQGQSFITESTGSLGPSLRAKTAVYDEQGRAIGLVSVGFLMTDVAQNIRTYTYTWLWFMVGALMIGILGSLVIARRVRHELHGLEPVEIGRLYQEKQAILESIGEGIIAVNSSGQVTLANPQAVRLLGLPPETSLYGCELRHLAGAAYQLADVLATDLIEKNPSMKPDQEQNVFNEEIELQQRVVVVSRVPIKDRFGRMLGTVASLRDKTELLRMTRQLTEVKDYADVLRSQTHEYTNRLYLISGLIQLECYDEAVDFITQESEEYRVHSSVSSSLSPDSIIASLLISKKKQALEKGIVLHSYIKGAFSTPSPALEWSLLATIAGNLLDNAMEAVAIGSIPDGQVWFRLEEMTEAIVVEVMDNGSGISEDIQEKLFVKGASTKAEAGHGYGLALVQEYTERMSGSIKVHERPGGGSIFEVYIPLIRTDTNHDVKGGYGHE; encoded by the coding sequence ATGGTATTCATATCCCTTTTAGTGCTAGTCGTTACCGGGCTGTTGGGATTATCCCTGCGTTATATGATTACCTCCGCCTTGTACGAAGAGATTGGGAAAAGGGCACTGACTGTGGCCAATACGCTTGCGGTAGATGCACAGGTCAGGGATGCTCTAGAACAGACCGACACGACGCAATTACGTGTTCGGATCAACGAAGCAGTGAAACCTGTCCAAGCCAGCACCGGCGCTGATTTTATTACGATTGCAGATCGTCATCTCATTCGGCAATGGCATGTTAACCCGGAACGCATTGGGCAGCCTATGATGGACCCGCTGAATAATAAGGTGCTGCAAGGACAGTCCTTTATTACGGAATCCACCGGCTCTCTCGGACCGTCACTGCGAGCCAAAACCGCAGTCTATGATGAACAAGGCCGAGCTATCGGACTCGTTTCTGTAGGTTTCCTGATGACAGATGTGGCGCAAAATATTCGTACATACACATATACATGGCTGTGGTTCATGGTAGGCGCGCTAATGATCGGCATATTAGGAAGTCTGGTTATAGCACGACGGGTAAGGCACGAACTGCATGGGCTGGAGCCAGTGGAGATTGGACGTTTGTATCAGGAAAAGCAAGCCATTCTCGAATCCATAGGTGAAGGGATTATCGCGGTTAATAGCAGTGGACAAGTCACACTTGCCAATCCACAAGCCGTCCGTTTGCTTGGTCTCCCTCCGGAAACTAGCCTCTATGGATGCGAGCTTCGTCACTTGGCGGGCGCGGCATATCAGCTGGCAGATGTACTTGCTACAGATCTTATCGAAAAGAATCCTAGCATGAAGCCGGATCAGGAACAAAACGTATTCAATGAGGAAATTGAGCTCCAACAACGAGTCGTAGTCGTCAGCCGTGTACCGATCAAGGATCGATTCGGACGAATGCTAGGCACCGTTGCCAGCCTGCGTGACAAAACAGAGCTGCTTCGCATGACGCGGCAGTTGACAGAGGTCAAGGATTATGCGGACGTGTTACGATCACAAACACATGAATATACCAATCGGCTATATCTCATATCCGGCCTGATTCAGTTGGAGTGTTATGACGAAGCAGTGGACTTTATTACTCAGGAATCGGAAGAGTATCGTGTACATAGTTCCGTTTCGTCTTCTCTTTCACCCGATTCAATCATCGCCAGCCTGCTGATCAGCAAGAAAAAACAGGCGTTGGAAAAAGGGATTGTACTCCATTCATATATAAAAGGAGCATTTTCAACCCCGTCTCCTGCGTTGGAGTGGTCGCTTCTTGCTACCATTGCCGGAAACCTGCTGGACAATGCTATGGAAGCAGTTGCAATAGGCTCTATACCTGACGGACAGGTCTGGTTCCGGCTTGAAGAAATGACTGAAGCTATCGTCGTCGAAGTTATGGATAATGGATCGGGTATTTCGGAGGATATCCAGGAAAAACTGTTCGTTAAGGGAGCATCAACTAAAGCAGAGGCAGGACACGGATATGGCCTTGCTCTCGTGCAGGAGTATACCGAACGAATGAGTGGCTCCATAAAAGTACATGAACGGCCTGGTGGAGGTAGCATTTTTGAAGTATACATTCCTTTAATTAGAACAGACACGAATCATGATGTAAAAGGAGGTTACGGCCATGAATGA
- a CDS encoding ABC transporter substrate-binding protein, with amino-acid sequence MATPKQPLRTGVLLAAILVLLTAVMAGCGGQSQNNNAAAPQTTGDTRTIKHEMGETKVTGKPKRIVTLEFSFVDAATQLGVMPVGIAQENDDDIDGLLGKRIDFTPVGTRKQPNLETISSLKPDLIIADLNRHKSIYKELSEIAPTIILKSRNSSYEQNLASFGVIADALGEKEKGEQILAAHKATMAKLKEGIQAGESRSVLLGVFRSDSLSAHGASSFDGQLLEQAGIHNALQNTSEPTVKLTLEQIAQADPDVIFLVEADEKLLAEWKQNPLWQNITAVKKGEVYEVNRALWTRYRGLGSAEKILEQAISLLYPAQTKGDGSR; translated from the coding sequence ATGGCAACACCGAAACAGCCACTACGTACAGGCGTGCTGCTTGCAGCGATTCTGGTACTACTGACGGCCGTTATGGCGGGATGTGGAGGCCAGTCACAAAATAATAACGCAGCAGCACCTCAAACCACAGGCGACACTCGAACGATCAAACATGAGATGGGAGAAACCAAAGTTACAGGCAAACCCAAAAGAATCGTGACGTTGGAATTCTCTTTTGTCGATGCTGCTACCCAACTGGGCGTGATGCCTGTCGGCATAGCTCAGGAAAATGATGATGATATCGATGGGCTGCTTGGCAAAAGAATCGACTTTACACCTGTCGGCACACGCAAACAGCCGAACCTGGAAACGATCAGCTCTTTGAAGCCCGATTTGATTATTGCTGATCTGAATCGTCATAAGAGCATATACAAAGAACTAAGTGAGATTGCTCCTACCATTATTCTAAAGAGCCGCAATTCCTCTTATGAGCAAAACCTGGCATCCTTCGGCGTTATCGCTGACGCGTTGGGTGAGAAGGAAAAGGGTGAGCAAATTCTCGCAGCACATAAAGCTACAATGGCAAAGCTGAAAGAAGGCATCCAAGCTGGTGAGTCACGTAGCGTATTGCTTGGGGTATTTCGTTCTGATTCACTATCGGCTCACGGCGCTTCATCTTTTGATGGACAACTGCTGGAGCAAGCAGGCATCCACAATGCCCTTCAAAATACAAGCGAGCCTACAGTCAAGCTGACACTGGAGCAGATTGCACAAGCTGATCCGGACGTGATCTTCTTAGTGGAAGCCGATGAGAAGCTGCTTGCAGAATGGAAGCAAAATCCGTTATGGCAAAACATTACGGCCGTGAAAAAAGGGGAAGTTTACGAAGTAAACCGGGCACTGTGGACCCGGTACCGTGGACTCGGCTCTGCCGAGAAAATACTGGAGCAAGCGATTTCGCTTCTGTATCCCGCGCAAACTAAAGGAGACGGCTCCCGTTGA
- a CDS encoding FecCD family ABC transporter permease encodes MKKLWILLVLMLGISFIAIGVGSTYITPAELITALTDPNASSWFIVHHYRLPRDLLAIMAGAGLAVAGVLLQGMIRNPLASPDVVGVSKGAGFAAVLVIVLLPSSPVALLPVAAFVGAGLAALLLVQLSMRGGMRPNMLALTGLAVGAIFQAATDYILVKYPLEASDTLTWLAGSLWGKGWDEVYGLLPWLIVLLPLAYTLQHKLDIMSLDEESSAGLGLSVKRMRTGLLAVSVALAASCVAAIGSIGFIGLLAPHLARRLFGNRHRYLLPGAAMIGALILVLADALGRGLKPPLEIPAGIVTAVIGAPYFLYLLLRERKQKSRG; translated from the coding sequence ATGAAAAAGCTGTGGATTTTACTCGTGCTCATGCTAGGTATTTCTTTTATTGCTATTGGCGTGGGCAGCACTTACATTACACCCGCTGAGCTGATCACGGCACTGACTGACCCAAATGCCTCTTCCTGGTTCATCGTTCACCATTATCGACTGCCTCGTGACCTGCTGGCCATCATGGCCGGTGCTGGTCTTGCTGTAGCCGGCGTGCTACTGCAAGGCATGATTCGCAACCCACTGGCTTCGCCGGATGTGGTGGGTGTATCCAAGGGAGCCGGCTTTGCTGCGGTTCTCGTCATCGTGCTGCTCCCCTCATCCCCGGTGGCGCTACTGCCTGTCGCTGCCTTTGTCGGTGCCGGGTTAGCTGCACTACTGCTCGTACAGCTTTCGATGAGGGGAGGCATGCGTCCTAATATGCTAGCCTTAACCGGGCTGGCGGTAGGTGCTATCTTCCAGGCTGCGACCGATTATATTCTGGTCAAATATCCACTCGAAGCCAGCGATACGCTGACTTGGCTAGCTGGAAGCTTGTGGGGCAAAGGCTGGGATGAAGTATATGGGCTTTTGCCATGGTTAATTGTATTGCTGCCTCTCGCCTATACACTACAGCACAAGCTGGATATTATGAGTCTGGATGAGGAAAGCTCCGCTGGTTTGGGACTTAGCGTGAAGCGTATGCGCACAGGACTGCTGGCCGTATCTGTGGCCTTAGCTGCTTCCTGTGTCGCTGCCATCGGCTCCATCGGCTTTATAGGGCTGCTGGCACCACATCTGGCACGGCGGTTGTTTGGTAATCGCCACCGCTATCTATTGCCCGGCGCAGCCATGATCGGTGCCCTGATCCTCGTCCTTGCCGATGCGCTCGGACGGGGGCTGAAGCCGCCGCTCGAAATCCCCGCCGGCATCGTGACAGCCGTAATTGGCGCGCCCTATTTCCTGTATCTCTTGCTGCGGGAACGCAAACAAAAAAGCAGAGGATAA
- a CDS encoding autorepressor SdpR family transcription factor gives MNDAFKALADPTRRKILQLLKEKSMSAGDVAEHFQISKPSISHHLNLLKQAGLVLDERQGQSIIYTLHTTVVADVIGWMFSIAQSDAPVKPTSNDIKDTEGSE, from the coding sequence TTGAATGATGCCTTCAAAGCCTTGGCTGATCCGACCCGGCGCAAAATATTGCAGCTTTTGAAAGAGAAAAGCATGAGCGCGGGCGACGTCGCTGAGCATTTTCAAATCAGCAAGCCCAGCATATCCCACCATCTGAATTTGCTGAAGCAGGCGGGGCTTGTGCTGGATGAGCGACAGGGGCAAAGCATTATTTACACCTTGCATACAACAGTTGTGGCGGATGTCATCGGCTGGATGTTCAGTATCGCCCAATCGGATGCCCCTGTAAAACCAACTTCGAATGATATTAAGGATACGGAGGGGTCTGAATGA
- a CDS encoding putative quinol monooxygenase: MIIIHADMKVLPEKRETFLQQTQGLISASQAEEGNVRYTLMQDLNDPNAFTMVEEWKDAAAVDFHNKSAHFQAFVAAAKELLAAPLEVNAFQDATKL, from the coding sequence ATGATTATTATTCATGCCGATATGAAAGTTTTACCAGAAAAGAGAGAGACCTTTTTGCAACAAACCCAAGGGTTGATCAGCGCATCACAAGCTGAAGAAGGCAATGTACGCTATACGTTAATGCAGGATTTGAATGATCCCAACGCATTTACGATGGTTGAAGAGTGGAAGGATGCTGCTGCTGTAGATTTCCATAACAAGTCTGCCCATTTCCAGGCATTTGTTGCTGCAGCTAAAGAATTGTTGGCTGCTCCGCTTGAAGTGAATGCTTTTCAGGATGCAACTAAACTGTAA
- a CDS encoding amino acid ABC transporter ATP-binding protein — translation MMITTNGLGKRFGQVEVLKSIDFQVAAREIVVLLGPSGSGKSTLLRCLNGLEELSSGKFEVNGIEVDAMAPVRARQAAIRDIRKQTGMVFQQFNLYPHKTAIGNVIEGLLTVKKMPRDKAMSIGQQLLKRVGLLDKQDVHPSRLSGGQQQRVAIARALAMDPAIMLFDEPTSALDPELVGEVLGVMRELAQDGMTMVVVTHEMKFAREVADKVVFMADGIIVEEAAPQAFFDAPQHERTQKFLRQISEF, via the coding sequence ATGATGATAACAACAAACGGATTAGGTAAACGATTCGGACAGGTAGAGGTTCTGAAAAGCATTGATTTTCAGGTTGCCGCTCGTGAAATCGTCGTATTGCTCGGTCCCAGCGGTTCAGGTAAAAGTACCCTGCTGCGTTGCCTGAACGGACTGGAAGAGTTGTCTTCTGGCAAGTTTGAGGTGAACGGGATTGAGGTTGATGCTATGGCTCCTGTTCGTGCTCGTCAAGCAGCCATTCGTGATATTCGCAAGCAGACGGGGATGGTGTTCCAGCAATTCAATCTGTATCCGCACAAAACAGCTATCGGCAATGTCATTGAAGGACTGCTGACAGTAAAGAAAATGCCGCGTGACAAGGCTATGTCTATCGGACAACAGCTGCTGAAGCGGGTGGGGTTACTGGATAAGCAGGATGTACATCCATCTCGTCTGTCCGGTGGACAGCAGCAACGGGTAGCTATTGCACGTGCACTGGCGATGGACCCGGCGATTATGCTGTTCGATGAGCCTACATCGGCGCTTGATCCAGAACTGGTGGGTGAAGTGCTGGGAGTTATGCGGGAGTTGGCTCAAGACGGAATGACGATGGTCGTCGTGACTCATGAAATGAAATTTGCCCGCGAGGTGGCCGACAAGGTTGTATTTATGGCGGACGGTATCATTGTGGAAGAAGCTGCACCACAGGCATTTTTTGATGCTCCCCAGCATGAGAGGACACAAAAGTTTTTGCGTCAAATTAGCGAGTTTTAA
- a CDS encoding OsmC family protein: protein MKVSTTWHGKRAFTSEGPSGYSVGMDATAAYGGDGKGMTPMELLLAGLAGCIGIDITMILDRFLSDIQRIDIDAEGTRKEQMPTGFTAIDLTFHVDGDIPDYRVWKAIQMGKEKYCAVSDSLKAEIRMHLILNGTEVPYPA, encoded by the coding sequence ATGAAAGTATCTACTACTTGGCACGGCAAACGCGCATTTACATCGGAAGGACCATCCGGTTATTCCGTAGGGATGGATGCTACGGCGGCTTATGGCGGCGATGGTAAAGGGATGACACCGATGGAACTGCTGCTTGCAGGTCTGGCGGGATGTATCGGTATTGATATTACGATGATTTTGGATCGTTTTTTGTCAGACATTCAGCGAATTGATATTGATGCAGAAGGTACGCGCAAGGAGCAAATGCCAACAGGATTTACAGCGATTGATCTGACATTCCACGTAGATGGAGATATTCCAGATTACCGCGTATGGAAAGCGATTCAGATGGGTAAGGAAAAATATTGTGCAGTATCTGATTCCCTAAAAGCGGAAATTCGGATGCACCTCATTTTGAATGGAACAGAAGTACCCTATCCAGCGTAA
- a CDS encoding SdpI family protein, whose translation MKFRTRWSLTDVLTTLLALSPAIGALLLYNRLPDVLASHFSMDNTADGYMSKNSSILMLVLLGLVPLLLRLSRYMDPNRANFKKFTKAYEVTRVGTSLILAIAGWGMLLYNLNYRLQMLTILYGVLGLMLLVLGNYMTQVQPNYTFGIRTPWTLSNPEVWRKTHRFGGPMMMLGGASGLVAAWVDGVAGTVIFLTGLFISVVIPVLYSFLLHRKINHQ comes from the coding sequence ATGAAGTTCCGAACACGTTGGAGCTTGACGGATGTTTTGACGACTTTGCTTGCCTTATCACCTGCTATAGGCGCTTTACTACTGTATAACCGGCTTCCCGATGTGCTGGCCTCTCATTTTAGCATGGACAATACCGCAGACGGGTATATGAGTAAAAACAGTTCTATTCTCATGCTGGTGCTATTGGGGCTGGTGCCTTTGCTCCTTCGGCTATCCCGCTACATGGACCCCAACAGAGCAAATTTCAAGAAATTTACTAAAGCCTATGAGGTTACGCGTGTAGGCACTTCGCTCATTCTCGCTATAGCCGGTTGGGGAATGCTGCTGTATAACCTGAATTATCGGCTACAGATGCTTACGATCCTTTATGGAGTGCTGGGTCTGATGCTGCTGGTGCTGGGTAATTATATGACTCAGGTACAGCCAAACTATACCTTCGGTATCCGCACGCCATGGACTCTGTCCAATCCGGAGGTATGGCGTAAAACGCACCGTTTTGGCGGACCTATGATGATGCTCGGTGGTGCTTCGGGCTTGGTAGCGGCATGGGTCGATGGAGTGGCGGGCACCGTCATTTTTCTCACCGGGCTGTTTATATCCGTCGTCATTCCTGTACTCTACTCCTTCCTACTGCATCGCAAAATAAATCATCAGTAG
- a CDS encoding FecCD family ABC transporter permease: MIGQALRDRLNKPVFFALLFALLAGLLLSVAIGPVRMDIPTMLTALFTEHPSKDQLIILTIRLPRAVIGLIVGAGLAVAGALMQAITRNPLASPQVFGVSSGASLAVVLSVVLLPNIGSSGSIYFAFAGAIAGGSFVYALAGTAGMTPVKLALAGMAVHLLLASVTQGLLVFNEQISDVLYWLAGAIDGSTWADTRLVLPWFAVGMILALALAPSLSVLSLGTEVAQGLGQNVRLVRLLASVSVIMLAGSAVAVAGAIGFVGLMVPNIIKVFTGDNYKRVIPLSAICGALLLTYADVLGRFIAFPYESPVGIVTALVGAPFFLYLVHKNGRASR; the protein is encoded by the coding sequence TTGATCGGACAAGCCTTACGCGACCGGCTAAATAAGCCGGTCTTCTTTGCACTTCTATTCGCGCTGCTGGCTGGACTATTGCTGAGCGTGGCGATTGGCCCAGTCAGGATGGACATCCCCACCATGCTGACTGCACTATTCACCGAGCATCCGTCCAAGGATCAGCTCATTATCTTGACGATACGCCTGCCACGTGCCGTCATTGGTCTGATCGTCGGCGCCGGGCTTGCCGTGGCCGGAGCGCTGATGCAGGCCATCACACGCAACCCACTGGCTTCTCCGCAGGTATTTGGGGTCAGCTCTGGCGCTTCGCTGGCTGTCGTCCTGTCGGTCGTGCTGCTGCCGAATATCGGGTCGTCCGGCAGCATTTATTTTGCTTTTGCCGGAGCGATCGCAGGTGGCTCCTTCGTATATGCGCTGGCCGGAACGGCGGGCATGACGCCAGTCAAGCTGGCTCTTGCCGGGATGGCTGTGCATCTGCTGCTGGCCTCTGTCACTCAGGGACTGCTCGTGTTCAACGAGCAGATATCCGATGTACTGTATTGGCTCGCTGGCGCCATCGACGGGTCTACTTGGGCCGACACGCGTCTGGTGCTGCCATGGTTCGCCGTCGGTATGATCCTTGCACTGGCGCTGGCCCCCTCGCTATCTGTGCTTAGCCTTGGTACAGAGGTCGCACAGGGACTGGGACAAAACGTACGGCTTGTCCGCTTACTGGCCTCGGTCTCAGTTATTATGCTGGCAGGCTCTGCTGTAGCGGTAGCTGGGGCCATCGGCTTTGTGGGTCTGATGGTGCCGAATATCATTAAGGTATTTACAGGCGACAATTACAAACGGGTCATCCCCCTGTCTGCAATCTGCGGAGCTCTGCTGCTGACATATGCGGACGTGCTTGGACGATTTATTGCCTTTCCTTATGAATCGCCCGTTGGTATTGTAACCGCGCTGGTGGGTGCGCCCTTCTTTTTATATCTGGTGCACAAGAATGGGAGGGCTTCACGATGA
- a CDS encoding response regulator — protein MNERVLSDIEVLIIEDDPRIAEINRRFIEKVDGFTVCAIATNEFEAKLQLDVLRPSLPVLDVYFPDTNGLTLLSFIKQHYPATDVIMLTAAKEAETVVQAVRAGVFDFIVKPLVFERLRATLEEYARFRRQVTTWQEEHSTVEQSEIDRLLQSAGTGPMTGNGVGELWAKGIDKVTCEKVLDLLNRRGEVTTGTVGIELGMSRSTARRYLEYLVESGDAHHDQVYGTVGRPERIYRRRQENA, from the coding sequence ATGAATGAGCGGGTATTATCGGACATTGAGGTTCTTATTATTGAAGATGATCCGCGAATTGCGGAGATTAACCGACGATTTATTGAAAAGGTGGACGGGTTCACCGTATGTGCAATAGCAACGAACGAATTTGAGGCAAAGCTTCAACTGGATGTATTGCGACCGTCTTTACCCGTGCTGGATGTTTATTTTCCCGATACGAATGGTCTAACCCTACTATCGTTCATCAAGCAACACTATCCAGCTACAGATGTCATTATGCTGACTGCCGCCAAAGAAGCTGAAACTGTGGTACAAGCGGTTCGAGCAGGCGTATTTGATTTTATCGTAAAGCCGCTCGTATTCGAGAGATTGCGGGCGACCTTAGAGGAATATGCTCGTTTTCGCCGCCAAGTCACAACATGGCAAGAAGAACACTCTACGGTGGAGCAATCGGAAATTGACCGTCTGCTTCAAAGCGCGGGCACGGGTCCGATGACGGGTAACGGAGTAGGAGAGCTATGGGCCAAAGGCATTGATAAAGTCACTTGCGAAAAGGTGCTTGATCTCCTGAACCGACGAGGTGAGGTAACTACAGGTACAGTGGGAATTGAGCTAGGTATGAGCCGATCTACCGCCAGAAGGTATCTGGAATATTTAGTGGAAAGTGGCGATGCTCACCACGATCAGGTATACGGAACTGTCGGCAGACCGGAGCGTATCTATCGCAGACGGCAGGAAAATGCATAA
- a CDS encoding aldo/keto reductase: MGNIADTALLNNGVQMPWLGFGTYKAEGNEVYEAVKTAIKVGYRHIDTAAIYGNEELVGQAIRDSGADRDNLFVTTKLWNQDQGYDSTLRAFEESCKRLGLDIIDLYLIHWPGKDKYKETWKAFERLYEEGSVRAIGVSNFQIHHLENLLKDSNIVPVINQVELHPRLTQQELHQYCREHQIQLESWSPLMKGKLTEQPDIVEIAAKYGKTTSQVILRWHLDRGIVTIPKSVTAHRIRENADLFDFELTTEDIDRINGLHLDERVGTHPDKLLF, from the coding sequence ATGGGGAATATTGCGGATACAGCTTTACTAAATAACGGAGTTCAGATGCCTTGGCTTGGTTTTGGTACATACAAGGCGGAAGGCAATGAGGTTTACGAAGCAGTCAAAACAGCTATTAAGGTCGGTTACCGTCACATTGATACCGCGGCGATCTACGGCAATGAGGAACTGGTCGGACAAGCCATTCGTGACAGTGGAGCGGACAGAGACAATCTGTTTGTGACCACTAAGCTATGGAATCAAGATCAGGGCTACGATTCAACACTGCGTGCTTTCGAGGAAAGCTGCAAGCGGTTGGGCCTGGATATCATTGATCTGTACCTTATCCATTGGCCTGGCAAGGACAAGTACAAGGAAACTTGGAAGGCGTTCGAACGGCTGTATGAAGAAGGAAGCGTACGCGCGATTGGAGTAAGCAACTTCCAAATTCACCATCTCGAAAACCTCCTGAAAGACAGTAATATTGTACCTGTCATTAATCAGGTAGAGCTTCACCCGCGTCTGACTCAGCAGGAGCTGCATCAATACTGCCGGGAACACCAGATCCAGCTTGAATCGTGGAGTCCTCTGATGAAGGGGAAACTGACGGAGCAGCCAGATATCGTTGAGATTGCTGCCAAATACGGCAAAACGACTTCTCAGGTTATTTTGCGTTGGCATCTGGATCGGGGAATTGTAACGATTCCCAAATCGGTTACCGCGCATCGTATCCGCGAGAATGCCGATTTGTTCGATTTTGAACTGACGACTGAGGATATTGACCGAATTAATGGTCTTCATCTGGATGAGCGTGTGGGTACTCATCCCGATAAGCTGTTGTTCTAA
- a CDS encoding alpha/beta hydrolase translates to MKHVFRKGNDPQAPVILLLHGTGGNEQDLLPLADLVAPGASVLGVRGNVLENGMPRFFRRLAEGVFDIEDLVFRTKELSEFVDSAAEQYDFDRNNVVALGYSNGANIAASMLFHDAKALRGAILHHAMVPLRGLELPDLNGVPVFLSSGENDPIVPAVESQELQALLEGAGAQVEAYLERNGHQLTRTEAEAAGRWFGKHFNV, encoded by the coding sequence ATGAAACACGTCTTTCGTAAAGGAAATGATCCGCAAGCTCCGGTTATTTTGCTGTTGCACGGTACCGGTGGGAATGAACAAGACTTGCTACCATTGGCTGATTTGGTTGCACCAGGCGCATCTGTCTTAGGTGTGAGAGGTAATGTGCTGGAAAATGGAATGCCGCGCTTCTTTCGCCGTTTGGCAGAGGGTGTGTTCGACATTGAGGATCTCGTATTCCGTACCAAAGAACTAAGCGAATTTGTTGATTCAGCTGCAGAGCAATATGATTTTGACCGTAACAACGTGGTGGCTCTGGGCTATTCCAATGGAGCCAACATAGCAGCCAGTATGCTCTTCCATGATGCAAAAGCGCTACGTGGGGCCATTCTCCATCATGCTATGGTGCCATTGCGAGGGCTGGAACTGCCGGACTTGAACGGTGTCCCTGTATTTCTGTCTTCCGGTGAAAATGACCCGATTGTTCCAGCGGTGGAATCTCAGGAGCTGCAAGCCCTGCTGGAAGGGGCCGGAGCACAGGTAGAAGCCTACTTGGAACGCAATGGTCATCAATTGACTCGCACTGAAGCCGAAGCCGCAGGCCGATGGTTTGGAAAGCATTTTAATGTATAA
- the tlp gene encoding small acid-soluble spore protein Tlp — translation MAKPDNRADNVEHLQQNIQNTLQNLHEAEGYLNEFSSEISNEERQQIEEKNNRRKQSIRSFREEVKDEAAHSQE, via the coding sequence ATGGCAAAACCGGATAATCGAGCAGATAATGTGGAGCATTTGCAACAAAATATTCAGAATACATTGCAGAATCTTCATGAGGCTGAAGGATATCTAAACGAATTTTCCTCTGAAATCAGCAATGAGGAGCGTCAGCAGATCGAAGAAAAAAATAATCGTCGTAAACAAAGTATTAGATCATTTCGAGAAGAAGTGAAAGACGAAGCAGCACATTCGCAAGAGTAG
- a CDS encoding amino acid ABC transporter permease — translation MLELMWENVPFLLKGAYYTLYITIVSMLFGLIIGLIVAVARLKGNRPVRWLARMYVSIIRGTPVLVQIAVIYYGLDDYGISFGSLTAACLALSINTGAYLSETFRGAILAVPQGQTEAAYATGMSPGQTMWRIILPQALRIAIAPMGNTFVGMLKETSLVSVIGVSELMRQAQLLQAQYLRYMPFLLEIALMYWIMSIGFSAILERVEKRLARAY, via the coding sequence ATGCTAGAATTAATGTGGGAGAACGTCCCTTTTTTATTGAAGGGCGCTTATTATACGCTGTATATAACGATTGTTTCTATGCTGTTTGGTTTAATTATTGGTTTGATTGTTGCTGTAGCGCGCTTGAAGGGGAATCGACCTGTTCGGTGGCTGGCTCGTATGTATGTATCGATCATCCGGGGAACGCCGGTTTTGGTGCAGATTGCGGTCATTTATTATGGTCTGGATGATTACGGAATATCTTTCGGATCGTTAACGGCTGCTTGTCTCGCGCTTAGTATTAATACAGGGGCGTACTTATCGGAGACGTTCCGTGGAGCTATTTTAGCCGTACCACAGGGACAGACCGAGGCTGCTTATGCGACGGGAATGTCGCCTGGTCAAACGATGTGGCGTATCATTCTTCCACAGGCGTTGCGCATTGCAATTGCACCGATGGGGAATACGTTCGTGGGTATGCTTAAAGAAACGTCGCTTGTGTCGGTTATCGGGGTTAGTGAATTGATGCGACAGGCACAGCTTTTACAGGCGCAGTATTTGCGCTACATGCCGTTTCTGCTCGAAATTGCCCTGATGTACTGGATTATGAGCATTGGATTCTCCGCTATACTGGAGCGGGTGGAAAAGCGTCTGGCTCGAGCTTATTAA